TTACTAGGTCTTGAAAAATTAAGTTTTTACGATGTAGAAGCCCCACTTGTTTTCTCTAGTGAACCAAAAAAATATACGTATCAAGAAGGCGCTGAATTTATCATTGAGCAATTCAAAAAGTTCAGTCCAAAAATGGCAGATTTTGCGAGACATGCCTTTGAAAAAGGTTGGATTGAAGCGGAAGATCGTGATAATAAGCGCCCAGGTGGATTCTGTACTGATTTTCCAGTAGAAAAAGAAAGTCGAATCTTCATGACATATGATGGAGCTCCTGGGACCGTAGCTACACTAGCACACGAACTTGGCCACGCATTTCACTCTGATGTCATTCGCGAAGAACCTTTCGAAAATACCGATTATGCAATGAACGTTGCCGAAACTGCTTCCACTTTTGCTGAAATGATTATTGCAGATGCTTCTGTCAAAGACGCTAAAACAAAAGAAGAAAAAATCACTTTACTGGAAGATAAAATTGGTCGTAGTATTGCTTTCTTTATGAACATCCATGCTCGTTTTATATTTGAAAGTAACTTTTACGAAGCTCGTAAACAAGGTGTAGTTTCCGTTGATCGATTAAACTCGTTAATGGAAGAGGCACAACGAGAAGCTTACCTGGATGCTTTAGATGAATACCATCCGCAGTTTTGGGCTTCTAAACTTCACTTTTATATTGCGGATGTCCCATTTTATAACTTCCCTTACACTTTTGGCTACCTCTTCTCTCTCGGCATTTATCATAAGGCGCAAACTGAAGGTGCAAGCTATGAAGATAAGTATATTGCGCTACTGAAAGATACAGGTTCCATGACGACAGAGCAACTTGCCGAAAAACATCTTGGTGTAGATTTACGTAAAGCAGATTTTTGGGAAGAGGCTGTTCAACTTGCTGCAAAAGATGTAGAAGATTTCCTCACTTTAACAGAAGAATATGTAAAATAAAAAATTCCTGGAGTGCGAAAACTCCAGGAATTTTTTTAAATTGTTTTAAGTAATTCAATAATACAAGTAGAAGATTGTTTCGCTGCTAAATGAATGAATTCATCAAATGATATTGTTGCTTCTTGGTTTGCTAAGTCCGAAATAGCACGAATAATTAAAAACGGAATATCAAACTGATAAGCAACTTGGGCAATCGCAGCTGCTTCCATTTCGACAGCTTTGACATCTGGGAAAAATGTTCGAATAATTTCATGCTGATCTGGACGCATAATAAACGAATCATTGGTAATAACTAAACCAAATACGGCTTTATTTTCACTTGTAGAAAAGTAATCACGGTAAATGGTTTCTGCTTTTTTGAGTAGAACCGCATCACCTTGGTAAAAAGCTGGCATACGTGGAACTTGACCATATGTATAGCCAAATTCCGTTACATCCACATCACCATATGCAAGACGATCCGAAATGATAACATCTCCTACAGCGAGTCCCTCAGCCATTCCACCTGCAGATCCAGTGTTAATAATTATTTCTGGTTTAAATCGATCTGCCATAAGCGTTGTTCCTATTGCCGCATTCACTTTGCCGATGCCTGATTCTAATAAAATAACTTCTTTACTAGCAATTTCACCTAGATAGAATTTTGCGCCACCAATGGTGACTTCTTCTACACTTCCCATTACTTCTTTTAATATAGCTACTTCTTCTTCCATTGCCCCAATAATACCGATTTTTCTCATTATGTAACCTCCAAAAAAAAGCACAGTAAGCTTCAATAAAACTTCTGTGCTTTATCTCTTATCGTTTGTTTTAAGTTCTTCTACTTTAGTTGGTTGCCATCCTTCGCCGTCTACCCAAGAGATATAGACACGATAAGCTTTATCAGGTGTTTCTTTAGCAGAAAGTGTCCCAATAGCTTGTGTTGCCGGATCAGCTCCTTGCTCTACAAACCAAAGCGATGTATCCGCGATTGGAATATCTGTTGCAGCAGAAAAGGCTTTTCGTTTTTCTTGCCAGTCAACACTTGTGGAACTGTACGAATTCACGTGATCTCCAGTTTGTTCTGTACCAATTGGTTTCCAATTTTTAGTAATAACTTTCGCCACGTTTGGATCATTACTATCCGTCGTTTCTGTTTTATCATCAGAAGTTGTTTCTTCTTTTTTTGTTGTCTTGTTTGATTTAGCGGCATCTTCTTTTTTCGCAGTGGAAGATGCCGTTTTGTTTGGTTGATCTGCCGGGTCACTTTCTGTTTTAAACAAAACAAAATATAAGCTACCAATGATAAGTAAGCTTACCACGATAATTAAGATATTTAAGACCAAATTGGTTTTTTTTCGCTTAGTATTTTGCTGTGAACGAGACCCTTCAACCATATTTTGCTTAATGCGACGATTATTGGATTGTCGATTGTCTGCCATTTGCATTCACCACCTTATAAGTAACCGCTGTAAAACACAATTAGCAAATAGCTAAAATTAAGATGCAGTGATTTTTTGAATCTTAACGCTCATATCGCCAGCAGGTGTTTGGATAGTTACTTCTTCCCCTTCTTTATGGCCAAGTAAACCTTTGGCAATTGGAGAATCGTTGGAAATTTTCCCTTCAAATGGATCTGCTTCTGCACTACCTACAATAGTATAAGTTTCTTCCACGCCATCAGGTAACTCAACAAAAGTAACGGTATTTCCTAGTGTTACTAAGCCATTATGCGCTTCAGCAGCATCAATAATTTGAGCATTGCGAATCATATTTTCAATAGTAGTGATACGACCTTCCACAAATGCTTGTTCGTCTTTTGCCGAATCATACTCGGAGTTCTCAGATAAATCACCGAAACTACGGGCAATTTTAATACGCTCTACTACTTCTTTACGTTTTACTGTTTTTAATTCTTGTAGTTCATTTTCTAACTTTGCTTTCCCATCTAGGGTCATTGGAAATACTTTTTCTGTCGCCAATCGATTTCTCTCCTTTTGTTGGTTCATTATTGTATAGAAAAGCACGGAGGTATCTCTCCGCACCTTTACCAATTATTACTACTCGTCAGAAAGATTAACACGCCACGCTTGAAATAGCAAGCAATTGTCTCTCTTTTTACTAGGAAAATTTTACCTTAATTTTTCATATTTGACAAGTGATACCTATGTTTATACATGTTTTTGTAAGATTGATTCAATTTTTGTTGTCATTAAGTCTATTGCGACATGATTTTCGCCGCCTTCTGGAATAATGATATCTGCAAACTTTTTGGTAGGCTCAATAAATTCATTATGCATTGGTTTCACAACAGAAAGGTATTGTTCAATCACAGATTCCATTGTTCTACCCCGTTCTTTCATGTCACGGAGCAAACGACGAATAAAGCGAATATCGTCATCTGTATCGACATATACTTTTATATCCATTAGATCTCTGAGTCGTTTATCTTCTAAAATTAAAATACCTTCTAAAATAATGACTTCACGCGGCTCTTGGATTTCTACTTCTTTTTTACGCGTGTATTTAGCATAGTCATAAATTGGTTTTTCAATCGTTTCATAACGACGAAGCGCCGCAATATGCGAGATTAATAACTCTGTATCAAAAGCAAGCGGATGATCATAGTTCACTTTTAATCGATCTTCAAAAGGGATATCTGCTTGGTCATGATAGTATACGTCTTGAGCAAGCATTAAAATCGAATGCCCGCTAAAATGATCACAAATTGCCTTTGTTACACTGGTTTTCCCTGAACCTGAGCCACCTGTTACGCCTACTACAATCGGTTTTTTTGTCATGATACGCCTCCTGTTTTCTTTCTTTTAGAAATAGATAGGCCATCTCCAAGTGGTATCGTTGTTGTCTCAAAATCAGGATGAGTAACTAAAAAATCATTGAAATCGCGCATTTTTCTAGCTACACGGAGTTTTCGTTGTTTTTCAAAAGACATATCCAGTGCTAAGCCTTTGAAGAGTACATTATCGCTATAGATAACACCATCTGGAGCTAAAGATTTTGTATAAATATGGAAAAACTTTTCATATTGTGCTTTAGCTGCATCTATAAAAATCGCATCAAACGGCCCATAGGATAAAATTTCTTCTGCCCCTTCAATTGCATCTATTAATAAGACTTTTACTCTGTCATCCGCTCCGTAGCGTTCAATATTATGTATTGCTTGATCATATCGCTCTTCGTCGCGTTCTACTGAAACGATTTCTGCCTCTGGAAGCTTATCTGCCATTTTAAGTGCTGAGTAACCAATTGCAGTTCCTAGTTCTAAAATCCGTTTCGGTTTTTGAATGTCTAAAATTTGAAGTAAACAATAGAGCGAGTCTGGCTCCATAATCGGAACTTCATTTTCCTTCGCATCTCTTTCTAATTCCAGAAAAAAAGCACTGCTTTCGGGAATGTGTTTTAATAAATAGTCATGAATAATATCATTCACTTTTCGCTTCTCCTATTCTAACAAACAAAGCACCTGTCAAACGACATGCGGAACATGTAGCTGACAAGTGGTTGTTTTAATTATTTTTTGTAATATGTTCTTCTTTTAATTTATTGTGCTCTTCTAAAGTTTTCGAGAAATAAACTTCTCCCGTTTTTGCATTAGCTAAAAAATATAGATAATCCGTTTTTTCAGGATAAAGAGCAGCCTCCATTGAAGATTCACCACTATTTGAAATTGGGCCTGGTGGTAACCCCTTGTTTCTGTAAGTATTATACGGAGAATCCACTTCTAAATCTTCATAAGTCGTTTTACTTTTGTGTTTTCCAAGCGCATAAAGAACGGTTGGATCTGTTTGTAGACGCATATCTTCTGCTAGTCGATTATAAAAAACACTTGCAATTTTTTTACGGTCAACATTTTCTGTCGCTTCTTTTTCAATAATGGAAGACATAGTTAAGAAATCATGCACGGACATTTTTTGTTTAGTTAGTTCGTCTCGGTATTTAGCAATGTTTAAATCCGTTGCTTTGACCATTTCTTCAATAATAGTTTCTGTTGTTGCATTTGTATCCTTAAATGTATATGTTGCTGGGTAAAGGTATCCTTCAAGCGGATGTTTAATATCTTTATTTAATACATCACTTGTTACCGTTTCTGGATATTTATCCATCATCGTTGCAATAAAATCAGGATTATCCATTGTTTCTAAAACAGCTGCTTTTTTTAATTTAGGTTGATAAGCGACAATTCTATCCGCAATTTGGTCTAGTGTATATCCTTCTGGAATAATCAATTTTTCTGGTGCAACGATTTTTCCCTCTTGCATTTTTTTCACGATTTGATCTGTATTCATCGAGGGAGTTAGCTCGTAATTACCAGCTTTTAAATTAGTATCATTATTATATTTTACATAGAAAGAAAAGATGGAAGCATTATTGATTACTTTTTTATCTTCTAAAATAGTAGAAATATCCGAGATACTTGAACCAGCCGGGATTTCTACAATAACTTTTTCATTACTTGCTTCATCTCTTGGTTCCAATTGTGATTTTACATAATAGTATCCGGAAAAAGTAGCAATAACTAAAACTAAAATAATAACAGAAATAATGATTGTAATTTTCTTTCCTTTTGTATTCTTCATAATAGACCTCATTTCATTGAAAACAATTCCTATCTATTATACCGATTATCTAAATAAAATGCTATTCAATATAGAAATATTTCTTAAAAAGTGACGTTTTTATGTTTTTTCGGTATAATGAATAGCGTGATTTACCGAACAAGACAGAATCGGTCAAAGACTTGCTTCTGCCAATTAAATATCGTTTGAAGGAGTCTTTTAAATGTTACATACGTTCATACAAAGTTTACAAGATTTCACCATGTGGTTGGTTGATTCGCTTGGTCATTGGGGGATTTTCCTTGGTATGTTGATTGAAAGTGTTTGTATCCCGCTTCCTAGTGAAGTCATTATGCTGTTTGGTGGCTTTATGGCCGAAGCTGGAAAACTGAATTTCTGGTTGGTTGTTTTTGCTGGGATTGCTGGAAATCTGGTTGGTTCACTTATTGCCTATTATATTGGTAAATATGGCGGTAGAGCGTTAGTATTGAAATTTGGGAAATATATTTTTTTAAACGTGAAACACTTAGATAAAGCAGAACTTTGGTTTGGCCGTTATGGTGCTAGAGCCGTTTTCTTCGGTCGGGTTTTACCGGTTATTCGAACATTTATTTCCTTGCCTGCTGGGATTGCGAAGATGAACGTTTGGAAATTTATTATTTATACGATTTTAGGTTGTATCCCGTGGAATATTTTCCTCACTTGGCTTGGCTATACGCTCGGTTCGAATTGGAGCGTGGTGGAAAAATATACTCGTCCAATTAGTTATTTAATGTTAGTTTTAGTTGTTGGAATTGTAATCTACCTCGCTTATAAAGTATGGAATAAACGTGCTAGAAACGCAAAGTAAAAAAGCATGTCCTGACAAAATTTGTCAGGACATGCTTTTTTCATTATTATTCTTCGTCTTCGTCAGCTAAAAATGTTGCTAAAATTTCTTCAATCATATCCCACTCGTCCTCTGTTTCTACTGGTTGAAGTTGGCCTTGTTTGCCTTCTTCATCTTGAATATAGCTAGATGCAAGGATTTCGATTTCTTCGTCTTCACTTTTACCTGCTGGGAAGTATAATACATATGATTTCTCAAAAGCTTCGGAATCAAAATCAAAAAGAATTTCGTATGCTTCTTCTTTTCCTTCTTCATTCGTAATCCAAATAATATTTTCTTCTTCGTGGTTATGGTTATGTTCTTCTGCCATCAAATTCACCTCAATTAATTAGTAGTGTCCAAATAGGACTGTAAAATCATTACTGCAGCTAATTTATCGATGACCTCTTTTCGTTTTTTACGCGAAACGTCTGCTTCGATTAAAGTTCTTTCTGCAGCAGTAGTTGTTAATCGTTCATCCCAGAGTACAACTGGCAAACCAATTCTTGCCTCAAGTACTTCTGCATATATTTTAGAACTTTCCGCACGAGGCCCGATGGTGTTATTCATGTTTTTTGGAAGGCCAACGACCACTTTTTCGACTTCGTATTCGAGTACTAGTTCTTTCACTCGTTCATAGCCAAATTGTTTTCGTTTTTCGTCAATCTGAATAGTTTCCACACCTTGTGCAGTCCAACCTAGTGGATCACTTATCGCTACGCCAACTGTTTTAGAGCCGACATCTAAACCCATTATTCTCATTTCTCACCAATTTCGTTATTTTTCAGATACGCTTTGACAAGTTCCTCGATAATTTCATCTCGTTCTAACCGGCGTATCATACTTCTAGCATCCTTATGACGAGGGATATAAGCAGGATCACCAGAAAGTAAATAACCAACGATTTGATTAACGGGATTATAGCCTTTTTCTTCAAGAGCAACGTAGACTTGTTTCATTAATTTTTTTACATCTTCTTCAATTGAATCATCTCCGAAGTTGTAAAACATTGTTTGATCTTTTGAATCCATAATCGAAGCACCTCATTCCTTCATGTATCTCCATTCATTTTACACTATGTGCACGAAAATAACAAAGGAAAATGAGGTGCTTTCGTGAAATTTATGCTTGTTGTTCTTTTACCCATGTGGAAACGTAATCAAGCGCGCTTCCTAGCTCTGCAGGATTTTTACCGCCAGCTTGTGCCATATCAGGGCGTCCTCCACCATTACCACCGCATCTAGTAGCAACTTCTTTTAATAATTTACCAGCGTGATATCCTGCTTTGATTGCGTCTTCTGATACTGCGGAAATCAGGTTCACTTTATCGCCTTGAACAGCTCCTAAAACGAGGATGCCACCGATTTTTTTATCTTTCCAGTTATCAACAAATTGACGTAGTTGGTTCATGTCTTTTGCAGTTACTTGTTTTGCAATAACGTTCACTCCGCCGATTTCTTCTGGTGATTCAAAAATATCTGCACTCGCTGCACTTGCTAGTTTGCTTAGTAGTGAGTCATTTTCACGACGAACTTCACGTAAGTCAGCTTGTAGTAATTCGATTTTTTGTGGTGTTTCTTTGGTTGTTGTTTTTAGTAGGTTTGCAGCATGTTTTAAAATATTTTCTTGTTCCGTTACAAAATGATACGCCGCTTTCCCAGTTACTGCTTCGATACGTCTTGTTCCTGCGCCAATACCTGTTTCAGAAACGATTTTAAATAAACCGATATCTGCGGTATTACGAACGTGGACACCACCACATAATTCAATGCTATATTTACCAACTTGAACAACGCGGACGATATCGCCATATTTTTCGCCAAATAACGCCATTGCGCCGAGTTCTTTTGCTTCTGCAATTGGCATTTCTTCAATAACAACCGCAATTTGTTCCCAGATTTTCTCGTTCACAATTTTTTCCATTTTGGTTAGTTCTTCTTCTGTAATTTGACCGAAGTGAGAGAAGTCAAAACGTAAACGATCTGGAGAAACAAGAGAGCCTGCTTGGTTAACATGTTCACCAAGTGTGTCTTTTAAAGCGCGGTGTAGTAAATGGGTTGCTGTATGGTTTTTAACTGTTTCTCTACGCTTCACTTTGTCGACGGATAGTTTTACCGTATCGCCAGTTGTTAACACACCTTCTTTCACAACGACTCGATGGATATTTTGTTTATTCGGTGCTTTTTGGACATCTTCCACATGAGCAAGGCCTGTTTCACTTTGAATTGTTCCTTTATCAGCTACTTGACCACCGCTTTCCGCATAGAAAGGTGTTTCTTTGAAAATTAGTTGTGCTTCACTACCAGCAGCTACTTCATCGACAAGTACGTCATTGTGAATAATATAAAGAATTTCGGAAACGTATTCGGTTGTGTTATAGCCAACGAATGCACTTTTTTCTGTAAGATTTGCTAATAGCTCACCTTGAACCTGCATGGATTTCACATCAGCTCTTGCAGAACGAGCGCGGTCACGTTGTTCTTTCATTTCCGCCTCAAAGCCAGCGTGGTCTACTTTCAAGCCATGGTCTTCTGCATATTCTTCCGTTAATTCCACTGGGAAACCAAATGTATCGTATAATTTGAAAATATCTGCTCCTTGAATGACTTGTTCATCTGTTTTTTTCGCATTTTTCAAAATAGTTTCTAGGATAGCTAAGCCTTCATTCAATGTTTCATGGAAACGTTCTTCTTCTGTACGAATGACTTTTTGGATAAAATCAGTTTGGTTTTCTACTTCTGGATAGAAGCTGTTCATGATTTTTCCAACTACGGGAACTAATTTATACATAAATGGCTCGTTGATGTTCAATACTTTAGCATAACGAACGGCACGGCGAAGTAAACGACGCAAAATATAGCCGCGGCCTTCATTCGACGGTAATGCTCCATCGCCAATTGCGAAGGCTACTGTACGGATATGGTCAGCGATAACTTTGAATGCCACATCATTTTCCGATTCACTTGCATACTTCACACCAGAAATTTGTTCGACTTCACGAATAATTGGCATGAAAAGATCTGTTTCAAAGTTGGTTGGTGCATCTTGAATAATCGAAACCATCCGTTCAAGACCCATCCCAGTATCAATGTTTTGTTTAGGAAGCGGAGTATAAGTACCATCTGGATTATGGTTAAACTGAGAAAATACTAAATTCCAAATTTCTAAGTAACGCTCATTTTCGCCACCAGGATATAGTTCTGGATCATTTTTATCATCACCAAAAGCAGGTCCACGATCATAGAAAATTTCGCTGTCTGGACCACTTGGGCCAATACCGATGTCCCAAAAATTATCATCAATTTCAACAATATGCTCATCCGTTAGGCCGATTTTGTCGCGCCAAATGGTTTTTGCTTCTTCGTCTTCTGGATAAACCGTTACATATAATTTATCCGGATCAAAACCAATCCATTTCGGACTCGTTAAAAATTCCCAAGCAAATTCGATTGCTCCCTCTTTAAAATAGTCCCCAATCGAAAAATTCCCAAGCATTTCAAAAAAAGTATGATGGCGCGCTGTTTTCCCAACATTTTCAATATCATTTGTTCGAATTGATTTTTGCGCATTAGCCATTCTTGGGTTATCAGGAATGACAGAACCGTCAAAATATTTTTTCATAGTTGCAACACCACTATTAATCCACAGAATCGTTGGATCATTATTTGGTACAAGCGGCGCGCTAGGTTCGATTGTATGCCCTTTTTCTTTAAAGAAATCTAAAAATAACTGTCTTACTTCTGCACTTGATAATTGTTTCATTTTTTATTTCCTCCTTTTCGTTTGCTACAACAAAAAAGCCTATATGATTGCTCACAGGGACGATTTTGTTGAAATCGCGGTACCACCCTGTTTGCAATGATATAGACTTTGTATCATTACCTCTTCAATTATCTGTTAACGTGGATAAGACGGACCATCTAATCGGAGAGCAATTCTGGCGTGTGCGTGGTTTTCCTTACAGCCAAGGGAAAACTCTCTAGTCACGAAGAAGCCAAAATCATATTCCTACCATGTATCAAAATTATATTCAACAATAAACTAAATTATAAAGAACAGACGCTTCGTTGTCAACTGTTTATTAAGCTACTCGCAGATTGTTTCTTTTCGACAAAGCTACCATTTTTCAGAGTTAGTTTGACATCAGATACATTGGCGATTTCTGGGTCATGAGTTACCATAATGACACACTTTCCTTCTTTATGTGCTAAATCTTGAAATAATGTAACAACTTCTTTACTTGTCCGTTCATCTAGGTTACCAGTTGGTTCATCAGCAACAATTAGTTCCGTTTCACAACATAAAGCACGTGCAATCGAAATTCGTTGTTGCTGTCCTCCGCTTAATGTCAACACTTTTTGACGAGCCATTTTTTCGGTAATTCCCACTTTTTCTAACATTTTAAGTGCGAATGTTTTTTTATCCGGCTGGTTTACATGGGTGATTTCCATCGCAGTAGTTACATTTTGAAGTGCTGTCATATAGGTTAACAAATTATAACTTTGAAAAACAATCGATACATATTGATTTCTGAACTTTTGTAGCCCAATGCTCTTTAAAGAACTACCTTTATAATAAATGTCACCTTCTTTTTGTGTATCTAGCCCACCTGCTAATGATAAAAAAGTTGTTTTACCTGAACCAGAACTTCCGACAACGGTATAAAAAATTCCTGATTCAAAATCATAATTTATGTCACTTAAAATCGATTCGTCTTTTGTTTTGTACCAATAATGTATATTTTCAAAGGTTAATATTTTGGTCATCTCGTCACCTACTCCTGTTTAGTTAAAATTGTTTTTGGATTCATCCGAAGAACTAGTGCTGCTGGTAATAAAACTGAGATAAAGGCAATTCCAATGCCAATCCCACCCATTTTCAGCATATCTTCTAACGTCACTTGAATATCAAGTTCTTTAATTTGTTCAGTGTTTTGTGTCAAATTACTAACGCTTTGTGAGAATCCGCCTGGTCCACCTTGGCCTCCACCGCCACCTGGTCCGCGATTTTCAGTACTGCTTGTTTCTGATGTCGCAGATGAATTTTGTTGTGAAAGTAGTTGATTACCAGCAATTTGTGCAACATAATGACTACTTGCCGCAGCTAACCCAAAGGACACTAGAGCTACCATTAAAATTTCCACAAAGAATTGCGCGACTAACTTACCACGTTTTTCACCGATTGCGAGTAATACACCCATTTCGTATTTGCGATCACGAACTTGCATCATCACAAGCAATCCTAAAATTAATGCGCCTGCAATACTGACAATATAAACGACATTTTTAGAGAACGAAGCCACGCTATTAATCGGTCCAATCATTTGTTGATAAAGCGTATCATTCGCATCTAATTTAAATGTATCCCAGTCAATGCTATCTACTTTTTTCGCTTCTTTTTCAAATGCTGTAATGTTTGCCGCGTCGTCCATTGTGTATACAGCGGAATCTACTGTATTTTTGTAATCAGATCCTTTAATTGTATTTGCCACTGTATAAGGAACATAAACTTTATTGTATGGGTTTAAGAAAGAGAAATTTTGAGCCATATCACTGCCAGAATCACTTGTTTTATAAATACCAACAATTTTTAATTTGACTTTTGTTGCGCCGTCACTAGAAGTAACTGTAAAGGAATCTCCTACTTTCCAACCATTTTGATCCGCTAAAGTTTCTTCTACCATTGCGACATTTTTGTTAGTGTCATCTGCTGTAATTGCCACGCCACTTGTTAATTCACTTGTTCCTGCTTCAAAATCAGTGGAAGTGGCAGAATCAAGTAAACCACTAATACTTAAATCAGCATCCATCATTTGGGGAGCGTTACTGTCGCCGCCACCTGGACCTTGATTTGTTGTAGATGAATCATCGCTTGAAGTATCACCAGAAGATTCAATTGGATCAAAACCTGATGCAAGTGCTTGTGTACTAGAATAATAATTATAACTTGCTACATGCGTTAATTTGGCTAAATCATTAGCATCACTTACATCAATTGGGTTGCTTTCAAATTTTGGCCTTGCATCTTCTGAACTACTATCACTACTAGCAGCTTTCTCTTGTGCTGCTTTCATTTGTTTTTCTTGGTCTACAGTTAGCGTCACCGTTCCCCCAAGCTGCTCTCTTGCTAATTCGCTCGCTTTATCTGCAGCGGATTGAATGGTAAAGCCTGATAAAATAAGTACACAGACAACTGTGAAAATAATTAATTGTAAAACAGATCTTCCTTTTCTCGCTTTCATGCTGAGCCATGCCCTCTTAAAAAAATTCATGTGTTTTCCTCCATTCGGTTTCTACTCCACTAAGATTACTGGGGAGTTATGAAGAAAGTATGAACAAACTATGATACATGTTTTAAACTTTTGCGAAAAAAATAATTTGGCTTGATTATTGACTGTATTTAGTCTAGTTTTAATGTAAGAGGAGTGAAGATATACGATGAAACTACTTATGATTGAAGATAACGTGAGTGTATGTGAAATGATTGAAATGTTTTTCATGAAAGAAGAAATTAATGCCACGTTTGTGCATGATGGCAAACTAGGCTATGAGACTTTTTTAAAAGAAGACTTTGATATCGCCATTATTGATTTAATGCTTCCGAACATGGATGGAATGACTATCTGCCGAAAAATCCGCGAAGTCAGTGATATGCCGATTATTATTTTAACGGCGAAAGAATCCGAATCTGATCAAGTGCTTGGGCTTGAAATGGGCGCTGATGATTATGTTACTAAACCATTTAGTCCCCTTACTTTGATGGCACGAATAAAAGCAGTAACTCGTCGTAAAAATAGTTCAACTTTAGCAGAAACAGATGAGGATATTCTAGAAACAACCTATTTTAAAATTAGCAAACGAACTCGAGAAATTTTTTATCAAGGTGAATTACTGGATGCATTAACACCGAAAGAATTTGACTTGCTTTATTTTTTGATGAAACACCCAAGACAGGTTTTCTCAAGAGAACAGTTGCTAGAGCAAGTCTGGGGTTACCAATTTTACGGAGACGAACGAACAGTTGATGTTCATATTAAACGTTTACGCCAAAAAATCGCTACAGAAACAAAGCCATTTTTACACACTATTTGGGGTGTAGGCTATAAATTCGATGAAACGGAATGAAGCGAATGAAATTTAAATATGCCTACCAACTATTTTTCACGCAATTTATTATTTTACTAATAGCTTGTATTATGATTGGACTACTTGTCTCTCATTCACTTAAAGATTATTTTTACCAAAGCCAAGTGGATGATCTAACAAGTTAT
The nucleotide sequence above comes from Listeria ivanovii subsp. londoniensis. Encoded proteins:
- a CDS encoding DedA family protein, with translation MLHTFIQSLQDFTMWLVDSLGHWGIFLGMLIESVCIPLPSEVIMLFGGFMAEAGKLNFWLVVFAGIAGNLVGSLIAYYIGKYGGRALVLKFGKYIFLNVKHLDKAELWFGRYGARAVFFGRVLPVIRTFISLPAGIAKMNVWKFIIYTILGCIPWNIFLTWLGYTLGSNWSVVEKYTRPISYLMLVLVVGIVIYLAYKVWNKRARNAK
- a CDS encoding DUF1292 domain-containing protein, with product MAEEHNHNHEEENIIWITNEEGKEEAYEILFDFDSEAFEKSYVLYFPAGKSEDEEIEILASSYIQDEEGKQGQLQPVETEDEWDMIEEILATFLADEDEE
- the ruvX gene encoding Holliday junction resolvase RuvX; amino-acid sequence: MRIMGLDVGSKTVGVAISDPLGWTAQGVETIQIDEKRKQFGYERVKELVLEYEVEKVVVGLPKNMNNTIGPRAESSKIYAEVLEARIGLPVVLWDERLTTTAAERTLIEADVSRKKRKEVIDKLAAVMILQSYLDTTN
- a CDS encoding IreB family regulatory phosphoprotein, producing MDSKDQTMFYNFGDDSIEEDVKKLMKQVYVALEEKGYNPVNQIVGYLLSGDPAYIPRHKDARSMIRRLERDEIIEELVKAYLKNNEIGEK
- the alaS gene encoding alanine--tRNA ligase, whose amino-acid sequence is MKQLSSAEVRQLFLDFFKEKGHTIEPSAPLVPNNDPTILWINSGVATMKKYFDGSVIPDNPRMANAQKSIRTNDIENVGKTARHHTFFEMLGNFSIGDYFKEGAIEFAWEFLTSPKWIGFDPDKLYVTVYPEDEEAKTIWRDKIGLTDEHIVEIDDNFWDIGIGPSGPDSEIFYDRGPAFGDDKNDPELYPGGENERYLEIWNLVFSQFNHNPDGTYTPLPKQNIDTGMGLERMVSIIQDAPTNFETDLFMPIIREVEQISGVKYASESENDVAFKVIADHIRTVAFAIGDGALPSNEGRGYILRRLLRRAVRYAKVLNINEPFMYKLVPVVGKIMNSFYPEVENQTDFIQKVIRTEEERFHETLNEGLAILETILKNAKKTDEQVIQGADIFKLYDTFGFPVELTEEYAEDHGLKVDHAGFEAEMKEQRDRARSARADVKSMQVQGELLANLTEKSAFVGYNTTEYVSEILYIIHNDVLVDEVAAGSEAQLIFKETPFYAESGGQVADKGTIQSETGLAHVEDVQKAPNKQNIHRVVVKEGVLTTGDTVKLSVDKVKRRETVKNHTATHLLHRALKDTLGEHVNQAGSLVSPDRLRFDFSHFGQITEEELTKMEKIVNEKIWEQIAVVIEEMPIAEAKELGAMALFGEKYGDIVRVVQVGKYSIELCGGVHVRNTADIGLFKIVSETGIGAGTRRIEAVTGKAAYHFVTEQENILKHAANLLKTTTKETPQKIELLQADLREVRRENDSLLSKLASAASADIFESPEEIGGVNVIAKQVTAKDMNQLRQFVDNWKDKKIGGILVLGAVQGDKVNLISAVSEDAIKAGYHAGKLLKEVATRCGGNGGGRPDMAQAGGKNPAELGSALDYVSTWVKEQQA
- a CDS encoding ABC transporter ATP-binding protein, which codes for MTKILTFENIHYWYKTKDESILSDINYDFESGIFYTVVGSSGSGKTTFLSLAGGLDTQKEGDIYYKGSSLKSIGLQKFRNQYVSIVFQSYNLLTYMTALQNVTTAMEITHVNQPDKKTFALKMLEKVGITEKMARQKVLTLSGGQQQRISIARALCCETELIVADEPTGNLDERTSKEVVTLFQDLAHKEGKCVIMVTHDPEIANVSDVKLTLKNGSFVEKKQSASSLINS